TCTACTGCCCTGGCTTGATTAGAAGCATGTCCGCCAAGAACATTGGCGTGGCTCATGACAGACCTGCCAAGCGGTAACCCCTTTCGATGCTTCACACGACTGATAGCAATCGTCGATATTGGAGGAAACATGAGCATCGTTGCCGAAAAGTTCAGTTTCGTCGTAGGAATTGATACCCACGCAAAGACCAATACGTTCGCGATCATCAACAGCATCACTGGTGAGGAAATCGCGAACGAGACTTTCCCTGTCACTGTTCCAGGAGGCAGACGAGCTCTGTCTTGGATACAACGGCGATGCCAGGGGTCCACGGAGAAGATCCTGCTGACGATGGAGGGCACTGGATCCTATGGCGCGAAATTCCGGCAGCAGGCCACCGATGCCGGGTTTCAGGTCACTGAAGCTCCCTTCCCGGAGCGCAGGTTAGGGAGGCTCAGAGGTAAATCAGATGCCATCGATGCGGCGCGGGCTGCTCGCACCACGATGGGTATCTCCCTTGAGAAAGTCAGGGATCCACGGGCGGGCAGGGTTCATTTGGCGTTGCGGGTGTTGACGACTGCTAGGACATCAATGTCTCGTGAACGGACAGCAGCGATCAATTCATTGAACGCTTTGCTGCGGACAGTTGAGCTGGGATTAGATGCTCGAAAGGCGCTGTCGGTCACCCAGATCAGGGTGGTGGGGGCATGGCGGGAACGAGATGAGGACCTTAGTCTGCAAATCAGCCGACGCGAAGCAGTGCGGTTGGCTGGGCGAATCATCGAGTTGGCCGAACAATTGAGGCAAAATCATACCGAACTAGAACGTCTGATATGTGCTGACCATCCTGAACCGTTGGAAGTGTTTGGTGTTGGTCCTGTCAACGCGGCGATCATTCTTACCGCGTGGTCGCATCCGGGGAGGGTTAGATCAGAGGCGGCGTTCGCGGCCCTGGCAGGAACCTGTCCGGTTCCGGCATCCTCCGGCAGTACGACCCGGTACCGGCTCAATCATGGTGGAGACCGCCAGCTCAATAAAGCGATGTACACCATCGCTCTGAGCAGGATCCACTGGGATCAAGCAACCAAGGTCTACGTCGCCAAACGGACAAGCCAAGGCCGAACGAAGAAGGAGATCATCCGGAGCCTCAAACGCTACATAACCCGCCAGCTCTTTCGAACACTCAAAACGGCAGGTTCACTGCCTACCCTCGTACCTGCTCGGGCCACTTCGCCAGCTTAGGACAATGGCGGGGCAAGCGTGTGGTGGTTGAGTGCCGACTCCATGCATCAGCGGGCATCATCGCCCCCACTCACATTTGTCACTGAATTTCATAGGGCAAAGGTGTCCCATCGGGGCCGTTCCGCTTCTTTGGAAGTGGAACCCCTGCAGGTATGCACCGCGTTACGAACTATGGACTAAGCCGGGCATGCACCCTGAAATTGAAGGGCCTGCAAACAATTTTGTAGACCTGCTTGTTGAACGCCCGTAAACATAAAAGAGAGAAAATAAAGCTGACAACCAAATTTTTTCTTTGGTTGTCAGCTTTAAGTGACAAT
The genomic region above belongs to Arthrobacter alpinus and contains:
- a CDS encoding IS110 family transposase; the encoded protein is MSIVAEKFSFVVGIDTHAKTNTFAIINSITGEEIANETFPVTVPGGRRALSWIQRRCQGSTEKILLTMEGTGSYGAKFRQQATDAGFQVTEAPFPERRLGRLRGKSDAIDAARAARTTMGISLEKVRDPRAGRVHLALRVLTTARTSMSRERTAAINSLNALLRTVELGLDARKALSVTQIRVVGAWRERDEDLSLQISRREAVRLAGRIIELAEQLRQNHTELERLICADHPEPLEVFGVGPVNAAIILTAWSHPGRVRSEAAFAALAGTCPVPASSGSTTRYRLNHGGDRQLNKAMYTIALSRIHWDQATKVYVAKRTSQGRTKKEIIRSLKRYITRQLFRTLKTAGSLPTLVPARATSPA